A portion of the Rhizobium sp. BT04 genome contains these proteins:
- the hxsB gene encoding His-Xaa-Ser system radical SAM maturase HxsB encodes MTVFPLKFTRLASDYLFADDAGGYFRADGRFLERYAGGDLTASDTRFLHSNGHAFDEVGDPAYMGFAYRWAQRLHRPQELNYVIIVPTLRCNLACGYCQVSRVNENTSGFDWTEDTLAQVLRFLDGMDTASAKIEFQGGEPLLRLDLLETVREFARRKFKDVSFTVCTNLQSVSDEAWAFLDASDTLISTSLDGELSAHQRQRTITSRDTDQFVSNLRYGIGRLGQGKVSALPTLDVNNLPTPNQIIETFGDFGFRSIFLRPINHQGFARKRYRTMGMDERWNDCHGRFIDALIEHNWTADFPVEEFYFTHCLRRVLRGGHNHHVDLRNPNFLGKDYIVIDFDGTFYPSDEARMVTRVGQIDLSVGNLWDGIDQAKLDVLNEEATNSFHPDCIHCPYQAACGIDVIDDLSRYGRIDVPKRDTTFCRRHTAIFDKIFELLYSDDKKAHKSLAAWAEIPEFDPSLAPIHR; translated from the coding sequence ATGACTGTCTTCCCACTGAAATTCACGCGGTTGGCTTCTGACTACCTGTTCGCTGACGACGCCGGTGGATATTTCCGGGCAGATGGCAGATTCCTTGAGCGATACGCCGGTGGCGATCTGACTGCCTCAGATACCAGGTTTCTTCATTCGAACGGGCATGCATTCGATGAAGTCGGCGACCCAGCATATATGGGGTTTGCATATCGGTGGGCACAGCGACTGCATCGTCCGCAGGAGCTGAACTACGTCATTATCGTGCCGACACTTCGCTGCAATTTGGCGTGCGGCTACTGCCAGGTGTCACGGGTAAACGAAAACACCAGTGGGTTTGACTGGACCGAGGACACGCTCGCCCAGGTTCTTCGTTTTCTAGATGGCATGGACACGGCAAGTGCGAAAATCGAGTTTCAAGGCGGCGAACCGCTTTTGCGATTGGATTTGCTGGAGACGGTTCGAGAGTTTGCGCGGCGCAAATTCAAGGACGTAAGCTTCACCGTTTGCACCAATCTGCAGTCTGTTTCCGATGAAGCCTGGGCGTTTCTCGACGCTTCGGACACATTGATTAGTACGTCGCTTGATGGCGAACTTTCGGCTCACCAACGGCAGCGGACAATCACATCCCGTGACACCGACCAGTTTGTTTCGAACCTTCGCTATGGGATCGGAAGGCTAGGGCAAGGTAAAGTGTCGGCGTTGCCCACGCTTGATGTCAACAATTTGCCAACCCCGAACCAGATCATTGAGACGTTCGGTGACTTCGGCTTTCGTTCCATTTTCCTCCGGCCTATCAACCATCAAGGTTTCGCTCGGAAGCGATACCGGACAATGGGCATGGATGAGCGATGGAACGACTGTCATGGCCGATTCATCGATGCGTTGATCGAGCACAATTGGACAGCAGATTTCCCTGTCGAGGAATTCTACTTCACGCATTGTCTTCGCCGGGTTCTACGCGGCGGCCATAACCACCATGTGGACCTTCGCAACCCGAACTTCCTCGGTAAGGACTACATAGTCATCGATTTCGACGGCACGTTTTATCCGTCGGACGAAGCCAGGATGGTGACGAGAGTGGGGCAGATCGACCTGAGTGTCGGCAATCTTTGGGATGGCATCGATCAGGCAAAGCTGGATGTCCTGAATGAGGAAGCGACTAACTCGTTCCATCCAGATTGCATCCACTGTCCATACCAAGCGGCCTGCGGCATTGACGTGATCGACGACCTCTCCCGGTACGGTCGTATCGACGTGCCGAAGCGTGACACTACCTTCTGCCGACGCCATACCGCGATCTTCGACAAGATATTCGAGCTGCTCTATTCGGATGACAAAAAAGCTCACAAGAGCCTTGCGGCATGGGCCGAAATTCCGGAGTTCGATCCTTCGCTGGCTCCGATACACAGATGA
- the hxsC gene encoding His-Xaa-Ser system radical SAM maturase HxsC produces the protein MIDLRLKIDDVPIDHPSIVRLRTDTVESEHDAVLIDRDHESQILDLAGYSLRVYCDPQTDLDGDVLLLVPGRNSAHRLLRAGSRHNTFLVTEQCDQLCVMCSQPPKKYHVDLFDQFTVAATLAPENARITISGGEPLLHKRRLFQFLAVAAKARPDISFHVLTNGQFFEPGDIAIIDGVGRERVLWGIPLYAPHAELHDSIVAKRGAFETLSQNFVTLMRAGAAVELRTVVLQQNWDVLPQLADYASTRLPFIDVWAIMQLENIGYGRMNWAHSFKDTSLDFGQLGSAINLAIGRGIHTLLYNFPLCTVPPPYRHLAPSTISDWKNKFLEECGECTLRSTCGGFFEWYKADQGFGGLSRQ, from the coding sequence ATGATCGATTTGCGGCTTAAGATCGATGACGTTCCAATCGACCATCCAAGTATCGTTCGCCTGCGCACCGACACGGTGGAGAGTGAGCATGATGCTGTCCTGATCGATCGTGACCACGAGAGTCAAATCCTCGATCTCGCGGGCTATTCGCTTCGAGTTTACTGCGATCCCCAAACTGATCTCGACGGCGACGTGCTCCTTCTAGTACCTGGTCGAAACTCGGCTCATCGATTGCTGCGAGCAGGGTCGAGGCACAACACCTTCCTGGTGACCGAGCAATGCGACCAGCTCTGCGTGATGTGCTCGCAGCCTCCGAAGAAATATCACGTCGACCTCTTCGACCAATTCACAGTCGCCGCCACCTTGGCCCCGGAAAACGCGCGCATCACGATATCTGGCGGCGAGCCGCTGCTGCACAAACGAAGACTGTTTCAATTCCTCGCAGTCGCCGCGAAGGCTCGACCCGACATCTCATTTCATGTTTTGACCAACGGCCAGTTTTTCGAACCTGGCGACATTGCCATAATTGATGGGGTCGGAAGGGAGCGCGTGTTGTGGGGCATTCCATTGTATGCGCCTCATGCCGAACTTCACGACAGCATCGTTGCAAAGCGGGGTGCGTTTGAAACGTTGTCGCAGAATTTCGTGACGCTAATGAGGGCCGGGGCGGCCGTCGAGCTTCGGACGGTTGTCCTTCAGCAGAACTGGGATGTGTTGCCACAGCTTGCGGACTACGCCTCGACCCGGCTTCCGTTCATTGATGTCTGGGCCATCATGCAACTAGAAAATATCGGTTACGGCAGAATGAATTGGGCGCATTCGTTCAAGGATACGTCGCTGGATTTCGGCCAACTGGGGAGCGCCATCAATCTCGCGATTGGGCGCGGTATTCATACTCTTCTTTATAATTTCCCGCTTTGCACGGTTCCCCCACCGTACCGGCATTTGGCACCAAGCACGATTTCAGACTGGAAGAACAAATTCCTGGAAGAGTGCGGCGAGTGTACGTTGCGCTCTACTTGTGGTGGATTTTTTGAATGGTATAAAGCTGATCAGGGATTTGGGGGACTGTCACGACAATGA
- the hxsA gene encoding His-Xaa-Ser repeat protein HxsA, giving the protein MKKRKVYLLPSLIAAGFMPSKGDAAPLVGLTQKKPEPTLFERLRVKQAYTLAGHSSHSSHASHSSHASHASHASGSGGGYVVPRGDYNNSTTYTQPDPTPSYSPNPGPVIRSLPTTPNIPATTSTGSYSTGVAPQSSAVNTAPMPLKTLPGNSDKFRRIVIQVQTALVAFGYFGGPITGQVDAATRVGLNKMQDAYGLKVTGTITPQVLTAFGISTN; this is encoded by the coding sequence ATGAAGAAGCGCAAGGTTTACCTGTTGCCGTCATTGATTGCGGCTGGGTTCATGCCGTCGAAAGGCGATGCAGCGCCACTTGTCGGCCTTACCCAAAAGAAGCCAGAACCCACTCTCTTTGAGCGGCTGCGGGTCAAGCAGGCCTACACCCTCGCTGGTCATAGCTCACATTCGAGCCACGCAAGTCATAGCAGTCATGCTAGTCACGCGAGCCATGCGTCAGGCTCTGGGGGCGGATACGTTGTGCCGCGCGGCGACTACAACAACAGCACGACCTATACGCAGCCCGACCCGACGCCGAGCTATTCGCCCAATCCGGGACCGGTCATCAGAAGTCTACCGACGACTCCCAACATACCGGCGACGACTTCGACTGGCAGCTATTCGACGGGGGTTGCCCCGCAATCCTCCGCGGTGAATACAGCCCCAATGCCCCTGAAGACGTTGCCGGGCAACTCAGACAAATTTCGGCGTATCGTTATTCAGGTTCAGACCGCTCTGGTTGCCTTCGGCTATTTCGGCGGCCCGATAACAGGGCAGGTCGACGCCGCAACGAGGGTTGGACTTAATAAAATGCAGGATGCCTATGGGCTGAAGGTGACCGGAACGATCACGCCTCAAGTTCTCACAGCTTTTGGTATTTCAACAAACTGA